The Nitrospira sp. sequence CCGCAATTATGGAACTGGAGGTCCATGCCGATTTGGAGGAGAAGCTCATCTACCCGGCCATTCGTAAGGCCATCGACGAAGACGAGCAGATGAACGAGGCGGTCGAAGAGCATCATCTCGTTCACGTGCTCATCAAGGAACTGAAGAAGCTCACACCGAAGGATGAAACCTTTCAGGCCAAGTTCACCGTCCTGGGGGAGTTGGTGAAGCATCATGTCGAAGAGGAAGAAGGGGAGATGTTTCCGAAAGCCCAAGAGAGTGAGATCGACTGGGAAGCCTTGGAGACAGCGGTGATGAAACGCAAAGAAACCTTGGTGAGCAAGTTTACTAGGGGCAAGCAATCCGTTGCCAAAGCCTAGCGACTTCAGGGCCGCTTTTCTCTTGGGTATGAGAGATAAGCGGCCCTGCCTGCCCTCTACCGTTTAACGATCGTTTTCTCCTCGTGCGTGGCGACGGCGTACGAGATGGGGATACCTTTATAGAATTGGTCAGACAGTCATGTCTCAATTGGAGAAAGATCGTCCTTCGCCGGTCCATGGAGTACCTTGCCATACGCATTAAATCGAGAACCGTGACAGGGAGAATTCCAGCTGTGTTCTATGGTATCCCACGCGACAATGCATTTGAGATGGGGGCACACGGCTGAGCAGCGATGCAATTCTCCCCCTTCATTCCGATAGACAGCGAGCTTCTGGAGACCCTGCCGAAGTATCGCCCCCGTTCCCTTTGCAATCTGATCTTCAGATTCCACGTCACCGGACGACAACCAGTCGCCATACTGTGCGGCCACATTCAGGTTTTCTTGAAAAGAGGTTTCATCCGCTTTTAGTGACTTCCGAGACGGATCGTACAAGGTGGCCCAGGCATTCGTACGACCCAGAATAAGATCGGTGATGAGCATGCCGGCGATCACGCCATGCGTCAGGCCCATCCAGGAATCCCCGGTAGCTATGTAGATATTAGATGCATCACTGGGATTCCGACCAATGAATCCCAGACCATCGATCGGTTCCAGGACCTGCCCCGACCAGCGATACTCGATGTCCTTGATCATG is a genomic window containing:
- a CDS encoding hemerythrin domain-containing protein yields the protein MSGKAVVAPGVIDMLKEDHEKVKGLFEEFESAEGKEQADIAATAIMELEVHADLEEKLIYPAIRKAIDEDEQMNEAVEEHHLVHVLIKELKKLTPKDETFQAKFTVLGELVKHHVEEEEGEMFPKAQESEIDWEALETAVMKRKETLVSKFTRGKQSVAKA
- a CDS encoding FAD-dependent oxidoreductase; its protein translation is MLSTRSPIVVRVENPSIPALEPGACLRFPRQAQFHPLKFLTGLAQAIERRGGQIFTDCHVEEVKSGTPSRIDTRPGHVITAHSVLVATNIPINDMFVVHSKQAPYTSYVIGARVPENAVPPALYWDQADPYHYGRIQKGAAADGQDILIIGGEDHKTGQTHDGDDRYQRLEQWARTRFPMIKDIEYRWSGQVLEPIDGLGFIGRNPSDASNIYIATGDSWMGLTHGVIAGMLITDLILGRTNAWATLYDPSRKSLKADETSFQENLNVAAQYGDWLSSGDVESEDQIAKGTGAILRQGLQKLAVYRNEGGELHRCSAVCPHLKCIVAWDTIEHSWNSPCHGSRFNAYGKVLHGPAKDDLSPIET